From Tripterygium wilfordii isolate XIE 37 chromosome 16, ASM1340144v1, whole genome shotgun sequence, one genomic window encodes:
- the LOC119980676 gene encoding uncharacterized protein LOC119980676, translated as MADLFQKSIWVAKLVLVCVGFVTILIFFKVALFPYTFNLLLSTLPPLWISLRSWLSPLYIYIILNFIIIVIAVSSTQSKSNSLDNFKNNDTTNPSWQDIQEYQQEQELNPNFSMDEKSTDNPLKETYDSSQNKPENITGEAEEEVEETPDTLEDTWRLIMEGKGKTAKPELKKSGTWDTPPRVMVSKDEEDDVDGDDGNDPVAWARREMRKSDTFNDRVTLIKREIVQKSMNHDELTQRVEAFINNFNKDMRLQRQESEQLFREIISRVDDLSVRLPSLTGLLKLPNQISDLVASHHSWREILGTLRVCLD; from the exons ATGGCTGATCTGTTCCAGAAATCAATATGGGTAGCAAAGCTGGTTCTGGTTTGTGTAGGGTTTGTCACCattcttattttcttcaaaGTGGCATTATTTCCTTACACATTCAACCTTCTACTCTCCACTCTGCCTCCTCTCTGGATCTCTCTACGCTCTTGGCTTTCTCCTCTTTACATCTATATAATCCtcaacttcatcatcatcgtcattgCAGTTTCTTCCACACAATCCAAATCTAATTCCCTCGATAATTTCAAGAACAACGACACTACCAATCCCTCATGGCAGGACATCCAAGAATATCAGCAAGAACAAGAATTGAATCCCAATTTCTCcatggatgaaaaatccaccGACAACCCATTGAAGGAAACGTACGATTCAAGCCAAAACAAGCCGGAAAATATCACCGGAGAAGCAGAGGAAGAGGTGGAGGAGACACCGGACACGCTTGAGGACACTTGGAGGCTGATCATGGAGGGGAAAGGAAAGACAGCGAAACCAGAGCTTAAGAAGAGTGGCACATGGGACACGCCGCCGAGGGTGATGGTCTCGAAGGATGAGGAGGACGATGTCGATGGTGACGATGGTAATGATCCGGTGGCTTGGGCTCGGCGGGAGATGCGGAAGTCGGACACTTTCAATGACAGGGTAACATTGATAAAGAGAGAAATTGTTCAGAAGTCCATGAATCATGACGAGTTGACCCAGCGAGTTGAAGCCTTCATTAACAACTTCAACAAGGATATGAGGTTGCAGAGGCAGGAATCTGAACAGCTTTTCAGGGAGATCATTAGCAGAG TGGATGACTTGAGCGTTCGCCTGCCCAGTTTGACGGGTTTGTTGAAATTACCAAATCAAATATCTGATTTGGTGGCCTCTCATCACTCATGGAGGGAAATTTTGGGgacattaagagtgtgtttggattga